In the Desulfobaccales bacterium genome, one interval contains:
- a CDS encoding 4Fe-4S dicluster domain-containing protein, with protein MLTAEELLEFLPRTDCGQCGMTCADFAGLLLSRDLSPADCPVLHEPEYAGFIEALEELLAAAPAARRGMAIDPTRCIGCGICVAMCEHHLAQVPEARAGRGPRLGDRVIFRVVNGQVVVVNQEQCVRLLQAAEKCSKCAEHCPTEAITLN; from the coding sequence ATGCTCACGGCAGAGGAGCTCCTGGAGTTTCTGCCCCGCACGGACTGCGGCCAGTGCGGCATGACCTGCGCCGACTTTGCCGGGCTGCTCCTCAGCCGGGACCTCTCGCCTGCTGACTGTCCGGTGCTGCATGAACCGGAGTATGCCGGCTTCATCGAGGCCCTGGAGGAGCTTCTGGCCGCGGCGCCGGCCGCCCGCCGGGGCATGGCCATCGATCCCACTCGTTGCATCGGCTGCGGCATCTGCGTGGCCATGTGCGAACACCACCTGGCCCAGGTGCCCGAGGCCCGGGCCGGCCGGGGACCCAGGCTGGGCGACCGGGTGATTTTCCGGGTGGTGAACGGCCAGGTGGTGGTGGTGAATCAGGAGCAGTGCGTGCGCCTCCTGCAGGCGGCGGAAAAATGCAGCAAATGCGCGGAACACTGTCCCACCGAGGCCATTACCCTGAACTGA
- a CDS encoding 4Fe-4S dicluster domain-containing protein: MDVPLNLEDSDPWFPETVAREPGCGNLWRCVGCGTCTALCPVSAVHPEFSPGLILRQVLLGLKGEVLGSPLLWQCARCARCSYYCPQEVRFLDIIQSLRRLAVAEGFVSPELAQAVAEADSLLAELRRRTLERLAAPGAESLPPREVLTSTLREMDPGHEGD; this comes from the coding sequence ATGGATGTGCCCCTGAACCTGGAAGATTCTGATCCCTGGTTCCCGGAGACGGTGGCCCGGGAACCGGGCTGCGGGAATCTTTGGCGCTGCGTGGGCTGCGGCACCTGCACCGCTCTTTGCCCGGTGAGTGCCGTGCATCCGGAGTTCAGCCCCGGCCTCATCCTCCGGCAGGTGCTCCTGGGCCTGAAGGGGGAAGTGCTGGGCTCGCCGCTCCTCTGGCAGTGCGCCCGCTGTGCCCGCTGCTCCTATTACTGCCCCCAGGAGGTGCGGTTTCTGGACATCATCCAGTCCCTCCGGCGGCTGGCGGTGGCTGAGGGCTTTGTCTCTCCGGAGCTGGCCCAGGCGGTGGCGGAGGCGGACAGCCTGCTGGCCGAGCTGAGGCGGCGCACCCTGGAGCGCCTGGCTGCCCCCGGAGCGGAGAGCCTCCCCCCCCGGGAGGTGCTCACCTCTACCCTGAGGGAGATGGACCCGGGACATGAGGGGGATTAG
- a CDS encoding FAD-dependent oxidoreductase codes for MALISPLPRVASPRILVVGGGIAGLTAALDLAALGFPVTLAEQGPSVGGLMAQLDKTFPTNDCAMCILSPRMLEAARHPLIEILTLTTLSTLRGEPGDFVATLSRRPRYVDLQRCSGCGECTRVCPRSLPDPFNLGLSRVKAIRVPFPQAVPQAAVLDPGACRHFQGRPCRACVEVCPAGAVDLSQEPETLVRHVGAVLLTGGLSPAPAQDFPGANLPGVLTSLQFERLLSATGPTGGRLVRPGDGAPIRRLAFLQCIGSREPEHGAPFCSSHCCLASLKEAVLAAELAPPGLEAHIVAMDLRAPGKGQESYLERALARGIQVLRARAGAVEPRPDGGVAVLFSDAHGRRRELAVDLAVLAVGQRPAAGFPELARRLGLPLGPGQYLLPTGVEPWETPRPGIWVAGAAREPGDITDSLTSAAAGAQSAATLLALAPRSSPVAAAMPPPAAVTAALPRIGVYLCHCGTNIAKSIDLTRLAEYVRRLPGVVWVSDPLFACSADATRQLAQAIRDEGLTRVVVAACTPRTHEAVFREVLAQAGLNPGFLCFANLREQCAWVHQGDPEAALETARDLVAMAVRRAWVVPPIEVHAFPVSPRALVIGGGPAGLTAALALAHQGFHTYVVEREAQLGGMARRLAYTLEGTDPRRLLQDLEAAAYGHPNVEIFTAAEVVSISGQVGRFRSRVRRRGGQEVSLEHGVVLLATGGREFRPEGRFGYGQDPRVLTQLELEERLAGEDPELDRVYHLVMLQCVGSREPERPWCSRLCCSHALKNAILLKKRRPGVEITVLYRDLRAYGRRELYYQEARELGVQFLPYDPGRPPEVSLPRKRPLAIRVWNELLSREVTLAADLLVLSAGVEPHPGGTEAARLVGVPLGPEGFLQEAHAKLRPVETVVEGVFLCGLAHSPRSLGEALMQAEAAAVKAAALLSQPAITSGELYARVEEAHCRRCLTCLGICPYQALRLGPAGRPQVVLEACRGCGLCATACPARAIRLSRATEQEILAQITAVLEA; via the coding sequence ATGGCGTTGATCAGCCCCCTGCCCCGGGTGGCGAGCCCCCGCATCCTGGTGGTGGGGGGCGGCATCGCCGGACTCACGGCCGCCCTGGACCTGGCGGCGCTGGGGTTTCCCGTCACCCTGGCGGAGCAGGGGCCCTCGGTGGGCGGCCTCATGGCGCAACTGGACAAGACCTTCCCCACCAACGACTGCGCCATGTGCATCCTCTCGCCCCGGATGCTGGAGGCGGCCCGCCACCCCCTCATTGAAATCCTTACCTTGACCACCCTCAGCACCTTAAGGGGGGAGCCGGGTGATTTTGTGGCCACCCTGAGCCGCCGGCCCCGGTATGTGGATCTTCAGCGTTGCTCCGGCTGCGGGGAGTGCACCCGGGTCTGTCCCCGCAGCCTGCCGGACCCCTTCAATCTGGGCTTAAGCCGGGTCAAGGCCATCCGGGTGCCCTTTCCCCAGGCCGTGCCCCAGGCGGCGGTTCTGGACCCTGGGGCTTGCCGCCACTTCCAGGGCCGGCCCTGCCGGGCCTGCGTGGAGGTCTGCCCCGCGGGCGCCGTGGACCTCTCTCAGGAGCCCGAGACCCTGGTACGGCACGTGGGCGCAGTGCTCCTCACCGGCGGCCTGTCTCCCGCTCCGGCCCAGGATTTCCCCGGGGCAAATCTCCCCGGGGTCCTCACCAGCCTCCAGTTTGAGCGCCTGCTCAGCGCCACCGGCCCCACCGGCGGCCGCCTGGTGCGCCCCGGCGACGGCGCCCCCATCCGGCGGCTGGCCTTCCTGCAGTGTATCGGCTCCCGGGAGCCGGAGCACGGCGCGCCCTTTTGCTCCTCCCACTGCTGCTTGGCCAGCCTCAAGGAGGCGGTGCTGGCCGCAGAGCTTGCCCCTCCCGGACTGGAGGCCCATATCGTGGCCATGGACCTGAGGGCCCCCGGCAAGGGCCAGGAAAGCTATCTCGAGCGGGCCCTGGCCCGGGGGATTCAGGTCCTCCGCGCCCGGGCCGGGGCGGTGGAACCCCGGCCCGACGGCGGGGTGGCAGTGCTATTCTCCGACGCCCACGGCCGCCGGCGGGAGCTGGCGGTGGACCTGGCGGTTCTGGCGGTGGGGCAGCGGCCGGCTGCGGGCTTCCCGGAGCTGGCCCGGCGGTTGGGACTCCCCCTGGGGCCGGGGCAGTATTTGCTCCCCACCGGCGTGGAGCCCTGGGAGACCCCCCGGCCGGGCATCTGGGTGGCGGGGGCCGCCCGGGAGCCCGGGGACATCACCGACTCCCTCACCTCCGCCGCGGCGGGAGCCCAGTCCGCGGCCACGCTCTTGGCCTTGGCGCCCCGGTCGAGCCCCGTGGCGGCGGCAATGCCGCCCCCGGCGGCGGTCACCGCCGCTTTGCCCCGCATCGGCGTCTACTTATGCCATTGCGGCACTAATATTGCCAAAAGCATTGATCTCACCCGGCTGGCGGAGTATGTGCGGCGGCTGCCCGGCGTGGTGTGGGTGTCCGACCCCCTCTTTGCCTGCTCCGCCGACGCCACCCGGCAGTTGGCCCAGGCCATCCGGGACGAGGGCCTCACCCGGGTGGTGGTGGCCGCCTGCACCCCCCGCACCCACGAAGCCGTCTTCCGGGAGGTGCTGGCCCAGGCGGGCCTCAACCCGGGTTTCTTGTGCTTCGCCAATCTGCGGGAACAGTGCGCCTGGGTCCACCAGGGCGACCCGGAGGCGGCTTTGGAGACAGCCCGGGATTTGGTGGCCATGGCGGTGCGACGGGCCTGGGTGGTGCCGCCCATCGAGGTGCACGCCTTCCCGGTGAGTCCCCGGGCCTTGGTGATCGGGGGCGGCCCGGCGGGCCTCACCGCGGCCCTCGCCCTGGCCCACCAGGGCTTTCACACCTATGTAGTGGAGCGGGAAGCGCAGCTGGGCGGCATGGCCCGGCGCCTGGCGTACACCCTGGAGGGCACCGATCCTCGCCGCCTCCTCCAGGACCTGGAGGCCGCGGCCTATGGCCACCCTAACGTGGAGATCTTCACCGCCGCCGAGGTGGTGAGCATCTCCGGTCAGGTGGGACGCTTCCGGTCCCGGGTGCGGCGCCGCGGAGGCCAAGAGGTGTCCCTTGAACATGGCGTGGTCCTGCTGGCCACCGGCGGCCGGGAATTCCGGCCGGAGGGCCGCTTCGGCTACGGCCAGGACCCCCGGGTGCTCACGCAGCTGGAGCTGGAAGAGCGCCTGGCCGGGGAGGACCCGGAACTTGACCGGGTCTATCACCTGGTGATGTTGCAGTGCGTCGGCTCCCGGGAACCAGAGCGCCCCTGGTGCAGCCGCCTGTGTTGCTCCCATGCCCTGAAAAATGCTATCCTGCTGAAAAAGCGCCGTCCCGGGGTGGAGATCACCGTGCTCTACCGGGACCTGAGGGCGTACGGCCGCCGGGAGCTCTATTATCAGGAGGCCCGGGAGCTGGGGGTGCAGTTTCTCCCCTATGACCCCGGCCGGCCCCCGGAAGTGAGTCTGCCCCGGAAACGCCCCCTGGCCATCAGGGTATGGAATGAGCTCCTCAGCCGGGAGGTTACCCTGGCGGCGGATCTTCTGGTCCTGAGCGCCGGGGTGGAGCCCCATCCGGGCGGGACGGAGGCGGCCCGCCTGGTGGGGGTGCCTCTGGGCCCCGAGGGCTTCCTGCAGGAGGCCCATGCCAAGCTCAGGCCGGTGGAGACGGTGGTGGAGGGGGTCTTCCTGTGCGGTCTGGCCCATTCCCCCCGGAGTTTGGGCGAGGCCCTGATGCAGGCCGAAGCGGCGGCCGTGAAGGCGGCGGCCCTGCTTTCCCAGCCGGCCATCACCAGCGGCGAGCTCTATGCCCGGGTGGAGGAGGCCCACTGCCGCCGCTGCCTCACCTGCCTGGGGATCTGCCCCTACCAGGCCCTGCGCTTGGGTCCGGCCGGCCGCCCTCAGGTGGTGCTGGAGGCCTGCCGGGGCTGCGGCTTGTGCGCCACTGCCTGCCCGGCCCGGGCCATCCGGCTCAGTCGGGCCACGGAGCAGGAGATTCTGGCCCAGATCACGGCCGTCCTGGAGGCGTGA
- a CDS encoding DUF3795 domain-containing protein yields MVRESYCGLCDDCQLGHPEFLKTVRQMQEYLLRFRANWWVHCFPAEEGFDFNEFRKGLEWFLSHTECPGCKGGRGVEICPIRRCAMERGLPQCSHCPDLAACDKFDFLMTEFPDVKTNLRRKQLKLKAREFHQKLQGEST; encoded by the coding sequence ATGGTACGAGAAAGTTATTGCGGCCTCTGTGACGACTGCCAACTGGGGCACCCGGAATTCCTGAAGACCGTGCGCCAGATGCAGGAATACCTGCTCCGCTTCCGGGCCAACTGGTGGGTGCACTGCTTCCCGGCCGAGGAAGGCTTCGACTTCAACGAATTCCGCAAAGGCCTGGAGTGGTTCTTGAGCCACACCGAGTGCCCGGGGTGCAAGGGCGGCCGGGGGGTGGAGATCTGCCCCATCCGCCGCTGCGCCATGGAGCGGGGGCTGCCCCAGTGCTCCCACTGCCCGGACCTGGCCGCATGTGACAAATTCGACTTCCTGATGACGGAGTTCCCCGACGTCAAGACCAATCTGCGCCGCAAGCAGTTGAAGCTCAAGGCCCGGGAATTCCATCAGAAGCTGCAGGGTGAGAGCACCTGA
- a CDS encoding 4Fe-4S dicluster domain-containing protein — protein MRAPDPALPLVRRMDRLPPLRLRETDAALELALRLFTEEVRLTLDKGRCIRCDVCSVVCPRQAVRLLPGEESLEVAIDPWLCVLCEVCSHFCPVGAITLTYKGRPKSVLATHQALAPFYPKVELDPGKCPEPCPPLPEGEEHWCRAQRKLVPNDLTECPKECRRCLQACPRQALVPDEASGRPRPEPDLCLRCQRCLTVCEQGALCVTPQFKGRVEIDDRKCPPECLKCIHLCPVQVIAREGPRVYLTAETCSLCGVCQAICDQDAVTLIREEVVAREGSYSHAWEQAVARLLGTSDR, from the coding sequence GTGAGAGCACCTGACCCTGCCCTCCCCCTGGTGCGCCGGATGGACCGCCTGCCGCCCCTTCGCCTGCGGGAGACTGACGCCGCCCTGGAGCTCGCCCTCCGCCTGTTCACGGAGGAGGTGCGCCTGACGCTGGACAAGGGGCGCTGCATCCGCTGCGACGTCTGCTCCGTGGTCTGCCCCCGGCAGGCGGTGCGCCTGCTGCCCGGAGAGGAGAGCCTGGAGGTGGCCATCGACCCCTGGCTCTGCGTGCTCTGCGAAGTCTGCTCCCATTTCTGCCCTGTGGGGGCCATCACCCTGACCTATAAAGGGCGGCCCAAATCGGTGCTGGCCACCCACCAGGCCCTGGCGCCCTTCTACCCCAAGGTGGAACTGGACCCGGGAAAGTGCCCGGAGCCCTGTCCGCCACTCCCCGAGGGGGAGGAGCATTGGTGCCGGGCCCAACGGAAGCTGGTGCCCAACGACCTCACCGAGTGCCCCAAAGAATGCCGCCGCTGTCTCCAAGCCTGCCCCCGCCAGGCGCTGGTGCCCGATGAGGCCAGCGGCCGGCCGCGGCCCGAGCCCGACCTATGCCTGCGCTGTCAGCGCTGTCTCACCGTCTGTGAGCAGGGGGCCTTATGTGTCACTCCCCAGTTCAAAGGCCGGGTGGAGATCGATGACCGCAAATGCCCGCCGGAGTGCCTGAAGTGCATCCATCTCTGCCCGGTGCAGGTCATTGCCCGGGAGGGTCCCCGGGTCTATCTGACCGCCGAGACCTGCAGCCTCTGCGGGGTCTGTCAGGCCATCTGCGACCAGGACGCGGTCACCCTCATCCGGGAAGAGGTGGTGGCCCGGGAAGGAAGCTACTCCCATGCCTGGGAGCAGGCGGTGGCCCGGCTGCTGGGCACCTCTGACCGCTGA
- a CDS encoding hydrogenase iron-sulfur subunit: MSADRPRHPSPADKPRIGLYICHCGLNIAGVISPVELARRGQELPEVVVCRNQLYACSEAGQREIAQDIAELGLSRVVVAACSPRMHELTFQRLLKEQGLNPYLVEMVNIREHCTWVHALEPEEAQAKAWELILMGLAKVRLAQPLAERQVPVTRRALVVGGGPAGLKAALEMAQAGHEVVLAERRPVLGGLAARWHRTFPSGRHAATLLGPLMAGVSRHPRIRVLTDTEIVDFGGYVGNYHVRLRRHLPWVSAACDRCGACLEACPVTRPDDFQAGMAERRAIWLPSPALFPPVAVVDREACDRCGACVSACPQGAIELEAGVAEEELTVGAVVVATGAVPYDPAMEPGSPWPLAPQILTTAALERLLAPDGPSGGQVLPPGLAAEPREIAFVLCVGSREEEGFRSCSRICCSIALKQALELKKRLPQARIRIYYRDIRTPKPAGEVLYAAAREAGVIFLRGQVTEVVPEATGKVLIRAENEIFQRPTTDRVDLAVLAVGLRPGDGSDLRQILRLPVGPDGFFLEAHPKLRPLETVLDGVYLAGTCQGPKDLTETFTQATAAAGKVMALFAHEALTLPGLVAVVDPEACVGCGRCVQECPYQAIYLEGEGDEAVARVVTAACKGCGVCAGACPTGAAQVLGFTDDMLRAQIDAALAEAPERKILAFCCNWCAYAGADFAGTARLPYPANVRILRTLCAGRVGTRLLSYALRKGAGRVLVAGCHPPGDCHYLSGNLRAAARVARLQKKLAAKGEDPRRLRLAWISATEGQALQRLLTELAAELAPAAHPHAAGDGK; this comes from the coding sequence ATGAGTGCGGACCGGCCCCGCCATCCCAGCCCCGCCGACAAGCCCCGCATCGGCTTGTACATCTGCCACTGCGGCCTCAACATTGCCGGGGTGATCTCGCCGGTGGAGCTGGCCCGCCGCGGCCAGGAGCTGCCGGAGGTGGTGGTCTGCCGGAATCAGCTTTACGCCTGCTCCGAGGCCGGGCAGCGGGAGATCGCCCAGGATATCGCCGAGCTGGGCCTCTCCCGGGTGGTGGTGGCGGCCTGCTCCCCGAGGATGCATGAGCTCACCTTCCAGCGCCTCCTCAAAGAGCAGGGCCTCAACCCCTACCTGGTGGAGATGGTGAATATCCGGGAGCACTGCACCTGGGTGCATGCCCTGGAGCCGGAGGAGGCCCAAGCCAAGGCCTGGGAGCTCATCCTCATGGGGCTGGCCAAGGTGCGGCTGGCCCAACCCCTGGCGGAGCGGCAGGTGCCGGTGACCCGCCGGGCCCTGGTTGTGGGAGGCGGCCCCGCCGGGCTTAAGGCGGCCCTGGAGATGGCCCAGGCGGGCCATGAGGTGGTCCTGGCAGAACGCCGCCCGGTCCTGGGAGGTCTGGCGGCCCGTTGGCACCGCACCTTTCCTAGCGGCCGCCACGCCGCCACCCTGCTGGGGCCACTCATGGCCGGCGTCAGCCGTCACCCCCGTATCCGGGTCCTTACCGACACCGAGATCGTGGACTTCGGGGGCTATGTGGGCAATTACCACGTGCGCCTGAGGCGCCATTTGCCCTGGGTGAGCGCCGCCTGCGACCGCTGCGGCGCCTGCCTGGAGGCCTGCCCCGTCACCCGGCCGGATGACTTCCAGGCCGGCATGGCGGAGCGGCGGGCCATCTGGCTCCCCTCCCCTGCCCTCTTCCCTCCCGTGGCGGTGGTTGACCGGGAGGCCTGCGACCGCTGCGGCGCCTGTGTGTCCGCCTGCCCGCAGGGGGCCATTGAATTGGAGGCCGGCGTTGCCGAGGAGGAGCTCACGGTGGGCGCAGTGGTGGTGGCCACCGGCGCGGTGCCCTATGACCCGGCAATGGAGCCGGGCTCGCCTTGGCCCCTCGCCCCCCAGATCCTCACCACCGCGGCCCTGGAGCGCCTGCTGGCCCCGGACGGCCCCAGCGGCGGGCAGGTGCTGCCGCCGGGGCTGGCGGCTGAGCCCCGGGAGATCGCCTTTGTCTTGTGCGTCGGTTCCCGGGAGGAGGAGGGCTTCCGGTCCTGCTCCCGCATCTGCTGCAGCATTGCCCTCAAGCAGGCCCTGGAGCTGAAAAAGCGCCTTCCCCAGGCCCGCATCCGCATTTATTACCGGGATATCCGCACGCCCAAGCCCGCCGGGGAGGTCCTCTATGCTGCGGCCCGGGAGGCGGGGGTGATTTTCCTGCGCGGGCAGGTGACGGAGGTGGTGCCGGAGGCCACCGGCAAGGTCCTGATTCGCGCTGAGAACGAAATTTTCCAGCGACCCACCACCGACCGGGTGGACCTGGCGGTGCTGGCGGTGGGCTTACGGCCCGGAGACGGCTCCGATCTGCGCCAGATCCTCCGGCTGCCGGTGGGGCCGGACGGCTTCTTCCTGGAGGCCCACCCCAAGCTCCGGCCCCTGGAGACGGTGTTGGACGGGGTCTATCTGGCGGGCACCTGCCAGGGGCCCAAGGACCTGACGGAGACCTTCACCCAGGCCACCGCCGCGGCGGGCAAGGTGATGGCCCTCTTCGCCCACGAGGCCCTCACCCTGCCCGGCCTGGTGGCGGTGGTGGACCCGGAGGCCTGTGTGGGCTGCGGGCGGTGTGTGCAGGAATGCCCGTATCAGGCCATTTATCTGGAGGGGGAAGGGGACGAGGCCGTGGCCCGGGTGGTGACTGCGGCCTGTAAAGGCTGCGGGGTGTGCGCCGGGGCCTGCCCCACCGGCGCGGCCCAGGTCCTGGGCTTCACCGACGACATGCTCCGGGCCCAGATCGACGCCGCCCTGGCCGAGGCCCCGGAACGCAAGATCCTGGCCTTCTGCTGCAACTGGTGCGCCTACGCCGGGGCGGACTTTGCCGGCACCGCCCGCCTCCCCTACCCGGCCAACGTGCGCATCCTCCGCACCCTGTGCGCCGGCCGGGTGGGGACCCGGCTGCTTTCCTATGCCCTCCGGAAGGGGGCCGGCCGGGTGCTGGTGGCCGGCTGCCATCCGCCGGGGGACTGCCACTATCTGTCAGGGAATCTTCGGGCTGCGGCCCGGGTGGCCCGCCTGCAGAAAAAGCTGGCGGCCAAGGGCGAGGACCCCCGGCGTCTGCGCCTGGCCTGGATCTCCGCCACCGAGGGCCAGGCCCTGCAGCGCCTCCTCACCGAGCTGGCCGCGGAGCTGGCCCCGGCGGCCCACCCTCACGCCGCCGGGGACGGCAAGTAA